The sequence CACTATCATTTTTTTGTTTGTACATAATAAAGACAAAACTAGTCGCTTCAGCTAATTGAAACTGATTATGAATAATAAAAGATTAAGAATGTTTATTGCAATAAACCAAGTTCAATATAATAGTTAAATACACTTAATACATTGAGTACAATGGTGCATAAAGACACATTTTAAAAGATGGGACACACAAACATAAGTGGATGGCTAAACTTTTCTAGATAAATACAATTCAAAATTATTAATGGATATTTTCATCATAATATTAGTTTTAACCGGCCTGGGCATTTTGATATTCAATGTGGACAAGCCGAAGTCATCAAAGTTGTGAAGCCGTTTTGAGCAATACAATTCtctttaaataaacattttatttccGAGTGAGAGAgaaatcatattttaattattctCTAGACGGAGAGTTCCTTTCAACCATTGAGTTTGCTAAGAAGAATAATTGGTAAACCACATTTTGTTTCATTAGAAATAGAGATATCCTACCCTTACATCAAAAAGATTCACACAATATGATATTTTATGTAAATGCCTCACCATGGCTTTGTTCTACCACGGTGGCCCCAACGACCTTGACAACCAGTCGGCATAAACTTCTTCAATTGAAACATTCCCAACACTGGATTTCAGGAGAAAACATATGATATTAAAGCCCAATTCAACGTCAAGATCTACCAAACATATTTTTGTAAATTTCCTGGTTTGCTATAGCAATGGATTCTTCAGTTGCTTCCCATATTGAATCTGTGCTATAGCCCTTTTGATCGCTCTTGTAATCATCATAAAAGCTTTGTGTATCGATTCCTGCGATGCTCGATCAAGGCGCAATGGACTTGATTATCCAGACAATGATTTCCCAACTATGGAAAACATCGGTTTGGATAAAGAGTCGTTGGATGCTCTGCCTATAGCTGAATATAATTCACAGAATATGAATGAAGATCTCGAATGTGTAGTGTGTCTCTCTAACTTTGAAGAGAGTGAAAAAATTAGGGCTTTGCCCAACTGTAATCACAGCTTTCATATAGAGTGCATAAATATGTGGTTACAATCCCACACTAATTGTCCTATTTGCAGACAAAGGGTGTCATCGAATCGATCTCCTACAATAATGAGTTCAAGTAGAGGGAGAGAAGTCACTTCCTCAAATATTGATGGTACAAGTGTGAGCGTTGTTCGTTTGCATCTGGTGAGAGGGCATAGAAGTTCTAGAGCAGTGCAACAGTCAAACAGAATAAGTGTATTAATGTTAATGAACGAGGCTTTGGCTCATCAAGGAATGTATGCTGGAAGACCAGCGCTACACACTGCTATTAACATTGGACCTTACTAGTCTAAATTTAGCTTTGTTTCTTCAAATAGGCAGTGTTCCTTCAACTTTATCTCCCTCTTATTCCCCCAACGTCTTCCTCGGTTTCTAATTCCTTTTACTGAAAGAATAGAGAAAATAAACATCCTACAGAGTCCAGAAAATTCGAAATAGATTGACTTCCCCATAACACCTTATCAAATAGTTTTTATATCTTGGGTTGCTCAGTTCCTTTTTAAGATGCTAACAATGTTTTATACTTGTGCTCCATCATGTGTTTTGGTATTACTTTTAATGTATTAAAGGTTTGTTAAAGATTGCTTATAAAATAGTTGTATatatttttatcaatattttggatcatatttattttttattgttgtcagataaaaaaatatttataataatttgaAAAGCAGTAGTTTATATATTATATAGAATGACAAAAAGTCTTATCAATTATATTAAgaattttctattaattaattaaaattataatctTAATGTGGGTTTTAATTCTAGATAGAATGAAATTTGTAGATCTATAAAATAAAAGTTTAGTCAACTCTTAAAATGAATTCATAATATTTATAATAGTGAAATTTGTATATTT is a genomic window of Cryptomeria japonica chromosome 7, Sugi_1.0, whole genome shotgun sequence containing:
- the LOC131057319 gene encoding RING-H2 finger protein ATL2-like, with protein sequence MENIGLDKESLDALPIAEYNSQNMNEDLECVVCLSNFEESEKIRALPNCNHSFHIECINMWLQSHTNCPICRQRVSSNRSPTIMSSSRGREVTSSNIDGTSVSVVRLHLVRGHRSSRAVQQSNRISVLMLMNEALAHQGMYAGRPALHTAINIGPY